Proteins from one Streptomyces roseifaciens genomic window:
- a CDS encoding helix-turn-helix domain-containing protein, with amino-acid sequence MDNRPAQAFSIAEKLDRLFTTTGKRKHGECSYTAVAESIREEQGISISHTYIWQLRTGRRDNPTLQHLTGLANFFGVPVAYFLDDKITEEIDSELQLLAALRNAGVTEIAMRAADLSSGSREAVSSMINKFWELEGGENR; translated from the coding sequence GTGGACAATCGGCCCGCACAGGCGTTCTCCATCGCCGAGAAGCTGGACAGGCTCTTCACTACCACCGGCAAGCGGAAGCACGGCGAGTGCAGCTATACAGCCGTGGCAGAGTCCATCCGTGAAGAGCAAGGCATCTCGATCTCCCACACCTACATCTGGCAACTGCGCACCGGGAGGCGGGACAACCCGACGCTGCAGCACCTCACCGGGTTGGCCAACTTCTTCGGCGTGCCTGTCGCTTACTTCCTGGATGACAAGATCACCGAGGAGATTGACAGCGAGCTTCAACTGCTCGCCGCTCTTCGTAACGCAGGTGTTACCGAGATTGCGATGCGCGCCGCGGACCTTTCCTCTGGGAGTCGGGAAGCGGTCAGCAGCATGATCAACAAGTTCTGGGAGCTTGAGGGTGGGGAAAACCGGTGA